The Dioscorea cayenensis subsp. rotundata cultivar TDr96_F1 chromosome 8, TDr96_F1_v2_PseudoChromosome.rev07_lg8_w22 25.fasta, whole genome shotgun sequence genome segment TTGCAGAGCGCTCATGAAATTCTCTACAAGGCGGTAACCGCACATCTTTGGAAGTAGTTGAATTATATTAATGGTTAAGCAAAGAAAGGCCTAGCAGAAGAAGCAAGAGCATTATGGAAAAAAAGGTGAAATATGATGCTTATGAAAGAACATATGGAATTCAAAAGCCATAGGTTTGATTGAACTAAATTAGGAACAACAGAAGTGGGAAGAACACTGCTGAAAAATGTAACTTCTTAAATCCCCACTGAATATATGTAACAATATTGATATaatagaaggggaaaaaaaaatcccctTTCAGAACAGTAAAACCATAATAAAACTATGCTATATGCAAAAATAATTCCAAGGTCTAATAGCAAATAATCACTAGTCCATACCTTCTGCAAAGCAAGGCTGTCCCAGTTAATTTCCTTGAAGAAAGGGTGTGTTTTAACctgcaaaataaacaaaatgcaTAAGTCTGAGTGCTCACAGGAGTTTGCATCacaaaaaggaaataaagaagCACGGAAATTTGCATATTACAACCTCAGCTGCACCATTTGCACCAAGTCGCAGATTTGGATCTTGAATCAGAAACCTGCAGTAAAGAATTTGGATGCATCACAATCTAGATAGTAATCAACCTCCAAATGAACTAATCATCAGATATGCACGATTATATTTCCAAGGAATGAGAAATATAGATATCTTCATATTGAAATTGTCTTTCAGAAACTCAAGTGACAGAACATGATTGAAGTTCCAATTTGCAAACAGAGAATCAATGAGAAAACTACATTCTAGTTCAGATTCCAGATAACCTTGACATACCATTTTCCAAAGTTCTTCTCAACGCTGAGTTGAATGTAGTTTACAAttctttaaacaaaaattagaatCACAGACATATACCATCCATTTGTCCACAAGAAAGTTATGGCAACACAACTATGTCTATTAACTAGGTTTGGTGAGGACAagctaaactaataattaatacaaGGGTTGAAAGAGCACAAAACTTGTAAGATATTCAAATAAGGAATTTAAGGAAATACTAGAAAAACCTATCAATTAAGTCCTTTGCTTCAAATGACATCTCATTGGGAACATCTGGCCATGGAATTTTCCCGTTCAGGATGTTGTCAAAGATCATCTGtgcaaatataaaacataagagATTAGATTCCAATCACACTACCCGTCCAAAACTGATCCTTAAAAATTACGTGCAAAATAATGTAGCCCAAAACTGATCATAAAGAATCCAAACATTTGTAGAAATAATGTGAAGAAGTTAGCAAAAAAATACAAGAGCATTAATGAAAGTGGGCAGAAGATAGGGCCACTACTACTCACATTTTAAAGGGCCTGCATGGTATTCTACAAGAATTATAAAGAGGCTCCATTTGATATTGCATAGAGATAAGATATCAATATGAATATAGTGAAAATAGTATCCATTTAAATTTTTGCAAGCATCAAATGTTAAATCTACACTTAATCATAGTATCTACAAATTATCTAACTTGGCTGAGGCCTACCTAAGTATGAATCTTCTCTCTTTGTAATAACTTTCCAAAGACACTAGCCCATGAAACCACAGGACCCCCTTGCTTATTTTTCACCACAATCAGGAACCAATATGACTTGCAACTTTGAAGGAATATATTGATTACATCTAACCCAAGTCTCGACACATTTAAAACCAATGCAGCAGTGTAAATAACAATGAatgccccaattttggtatcaATATTCATAATGTGAAAAAGCTCTAAGTTGTCAAGCTACTACCCCAAAGCCACTCTCAGATCCTGGTTTAATTGGTTATATTTcaatgtcaaaaaataaaaataattaagttaatgCCAAGAAAGGAAACCCAACCAAAATGATTTTTAGTAATTGTATTGTGGCATGTTACACTACCTCAGGAAGATTTGCAGTGAAAGGTGGAATCCCTGCTATAAGCTCAAACAAAATAATTCCCACTGACCACCAGTCAGCAGCATAACCTGCAGAATACACATGTTGATAACTTGGTTTGCTAGGGGTTGAATGAAACTTGCAAGGCATTCATACAAACCATGAGCATTTCCAAGAAGGATTTCAGGTGCCAAATAGTCAGGTGTGCCGAAAGCAGATCGCCCACTTCTTTGTCCTCTTGGAAGAGCATTTTCACTCTGGGCTTCTTGTAGGACAGAACCACTTGTAACGGATCCAGACAAGTGGATTGCATTGTTTATTAGACCAATCTTTGACAGTCCAAAATCTGTAAGCTGGTAATAAAGGTCCAGCAATAAGCATTTCCTTAGCAGGAAGACTTCTGGGtcatgaaggaaaaataaatgcaCAATTGACTATAATAGAGAGAAGTTCCATGTAGCTAATCAGACCTTAATGTGGCCATTACGGGCAATAAGGATGTTGTCAGGTTTCAGATCACGGTGAATGATACCTAAGGAATGAAGATATTCCAGGCCAAGCACctacaaatataaaacattcATGGAATTACAGAATTAAAGAGACAAGCAGTTCTCCACAAGTTTTAAATCACATTTCAACAAGTTTTGAACAAACCAGTTCAGCAATATATACACGAGCAACTTCTTCATCCAAGCATCCAACATTTCTAAGCAAAGAATACAGATCACCACCATTGAGATACTCCATGACCAAATAAAGGTTATCTCTGGATGCAAATGAGTAAAAGAAACGGACCTGAAAAAGTATGATAAAAGTAGAGGTAAGcaatcaaaagcaaaaaaacacaGGTATATGTAGcaatcaaaagcaaaaaataatgaTAGAAGTAGAGGTCAGCAATCAAAAAGAcagatatataagtaaaataaaaggaaaatctAAATCACTCATTTTCAGtgggaaaaaataaacaacatggCCTGAAATCCAAGTTTTATGTAGCTGAAAACAGATCTATTAATGTTCATAAGACAATTGATGGGGTAAAATCTTAgaacatcaaatcaaacaacGTTGGCACTGGtagtaaataatcacaccaGATAAGCTCTTCTTTGCTCAAAGAAAAGACTTACGATAGTACAACatgagacaaaataaaacaaaaattataagaaatctCAAATGCACTCTCTATATAGAAGAATAATTAAAGCCTTGAAGATTATCCGCATAGCATTATAATGTTGCGCTCTGCCAATATGCGTTCAATGTGAAATTACAACGTGTAAATTTGTCCATGTCTAGGAATTACCACAAATGGATTTCTAACTGTAATCAAAATGTTGCGCTCTGCCAATATGCGTTCAATGTCATTCTTACGTATCATATCCAGCTTTTTGAGCACCTACAAGAAtcaagaaatataattaaatcatgagcttaaataaatagatgaagagggaataaaaaaaatatactttgtCAGGTGGATTGGTAGTTATGATACTTTGCtatttacaaagaaaaatatcaaaactaTGTTAATGACAGGAAAGCAGCATTTGCCAAATTCAATCCCTAATTacaggaaaaaaattaagaaaagctaAAAAGGAGCCAACTTAATAAGAGATTTTGCGGAAAACCGCTATTATGTTTGCTAGTAATGAAGTAAAAATTAACCTCAGTAGATTATACAAGATGTCCCATTCTTTGGTAAACAACATCAAGGTCATGAGTATGTGCAGCCTATCACATattaaatcaaagaaatacCTATATTTAGCTTTTTAGATATATACCTTTATAGCAAATAGGTCTCCTGTAGTTCGCTTCCGTGCAAGAAATACTCTGCCAAAGGCACCTCTACTGATTGGTTTAATTATCTCAAAATCATCAATGCTGGTTCTTTCCTTGTGTAAGGGATGCAAAGGAGCTGATGTGGTGCACTGAGACTCAGAAAGTACCCTACCATCTTCAAGAGGGATTGTCCTCCTAGGACACTTCTTTTTCAATATTTCAATTGCCAGTAGATACTTTTCCCTGCAAATTTCAACATAGAGTTTTCAAAAATCATAAGCGAGTTTCTTTTGCAAATGGcacaatttcattaaaaataaagaaaatagaaaactaCAAACAACCCTAAAATCAGAAGCTTACCTCAGCAACAATTTTATGCGGCCTCCAAAAGTATCTATAACTAGAGCCTTGAgctttttattatgtaatatattCATTAAGTCAAGCAAGCACATATCTAAAGTCTTAGAGGCACCTTCTTTTGCAATATCAACACCTGCAACTCTTCGTGCTATGTCAGCCAGTTCATTTATctgcaaaagaaaagaatagtcAGATAGCAGAAAACTTCAGGATTTAATTATGCTTGatgtcataaataaataagcaaaagtATACAAACACTAAAATAAAACAGTATAAGACTTTATATTCTCATATTTGAATGTAAATTAACTGAATGTAAGAAGAAACTCAGAAGCTCAAAAATAACAACCAAGctctttgttgttgtgatctcAATATGTCAAGGTCATTACTAAATACATGTTGTACTCAGACACTCTATGACACAAACAACGCATTAGTGCTATCTCAATCTACATAGCTTAAATGCCAATAAAACAAGAGGACCATAGCATAAACATGCTCCACTTGTTCTCAACAAGCAAAGTAGTTCATCAAAAAccattaatttgatatttgtaaaaaatatggaCACCGAAACAAACTTGGGACACATCATTGTTGGTCAATATAACCTAAGCCATAAAAGGGTGAAAACATTTTCATCTATGAGAATGCCAGGTGTTCTCTAGTGCCTCCAAGAAGTTTGGGTGCTTAGAACAAAATGGAAGTGACAACATAAAATAAAGACATGTAATACATCACATAAATTACCTGAGTCACATCCTCTGGCTCAGATGGATTATTGTGCTCTAaccaatataaatcaaaatggCTAGATGTAGGGGTAGTCGTAGGAGTCATGCTCCCATTGGATGACACTGGACGACAATGTCCAAACTTTGTAGTATGAAATTCATCAATGAAAGCTGTGTCCATCTCATGGATATCTTCAAACATTCCCTCTGTACCTTTGTTGTGCCAGTCTTGCACTTTAGGAGAATGACCTTCAGACCCAACTGCTGTACTCAAAGTttgcatttttaaaatatcagaACTGCTATATGGCACCCGTGAACCTTGATTGTAGGATTCCACAATTTGCTCCAATATTTCAGCATTATTTATTAGCCTCTCATCCACATCCAAACCTTCCAAATCACACTTGTCAGCATAGGCACATATATAAGAATGGGACTCCAAGTGAGAAGTTGGAACATTCTCCTCACATATTCTGCATATAACAGAATCAAAACCTTTGGAGTCTCCTTGTTCGTCAAGGGAATCGAAACTGGCTTCTGATGCCAACTCTTCAGGAAGATCATAATCATTTTTATGACCATTTGAAAATGCCTCCTGATGATTGAATATCATCAATTTCCTTCTTTCATAACTTAAATCACAAGAATCGGAATCCGTGACACAGTTGTCTGTAGAATCTATCAGACTCTGacaaaataagaagaaggaatcattgaagatgcaatgaaCTGATTGTGCAGAATTATGCGTTTAATTGCATAGTATCATAGGAGATAAGAGAGAACCTCGTTTTGTGTCTCTAATGAATTTTTTGATGAATTCTCCCATGTCATGATCCTTGTGTGGTGGTTGCTAAGATGATTCAGCTTCACAACATTATCCAACCTACAAGCAGAATTCCCAGACTTTGGAAGCCAATTTGTTTCCACGGCGGGAACGCTCTCCAGACACTGCTTAAACTTATCAAAAGAATCATCATTGACTGATCCACTATCTTTCTGAAACTGCAAAAGCCTTGCAAAACGTGTTAAGATAAATAGCATGCGAGTAACAAACTGTTTCACAAGCCCCATTTGGCATTCATGCCTCCTCTCAGCAAGACTCTGAACTATCCTCTCACAATTATCACGGAACTGACTACATGTCATTTCTCTACATTGCTGGGAGATGTTAAGAAGATCTTCAGCTGTCTCCCTTGCTGTTGACAGAGGGTCCTTCTCAAGAGCCACCGTTACATCCCATGCAAAAGCTGTGAGATCTGCATCTACAGCTTGTTTGA includes the following:
- the LOC120266529 gene encoding probable serine/threonine protein kinase IRE4; translated protein: MAHLQKDGIPTGLNRIRTRRVPSEEFSSSGGDDSPSISGIPVGAEVKVDGRRKGFRKGKKIARWFTSYLAKKSSSKDYNLTLNEKGNIPGEKMSDEEYLTRSENFVEQNEFLEPQSLPERSYLRKALKTKKSFSHELGPKGGIRPTPVRAHSYSDLRELLGSLHSELDAVKQAVDADLTAFAWDVTVALEKDPLSTARETAEDLLNISQQCREMTCSQFRDNCERIVQSLAERRHECQMGLVKQFVTRMLFILTRFARLLQFQKDSGSVNDDSFDKFKQCLESVPAVETNWLPKSGNSACRLDNVVKLNHLSNHHTRIMTWENSSKNSLETQNESLIDSTDNCVTDSDSCDLSYERRKLMIFNHQEAFSNGHKNDYDLPEELASEASFDSLDEQGDSKGFDSVICRICEENVPTSHLESHSYICAYADKCDLEGLDVDERLINNAEILEQIVESYNQGSRVPYSSSDILKMQTLSTAVGSEGHSPKVQDWHNKGTEGMFEDIHEMDTAFIDEFHTTKFGHCRPVSSNGSMTPTTTPTSSHFDLYWLEHNNPSEPEDVTQINELADIARRVAGVDIAKEGASKTLDMCLLDLMNILHNKKLKALVIDTFGGRIKLLLREKYLLAIEILKKKCPRRTIPLEDGRVLSESQCTTSAPLHPLHKERTSIDDFEIIKPISRGAFGRVFLARKRTTGDLFAIKVLKKLDMIRKNDIERILAERNILITVRNPFVVRFFYSFASRDNLYLVMEYLNGGDLYSLLRNVGCLDEEVARVYIAELVLGLEYLHSLGIIHRDLKPDNILIARNGHIKLTDFGLSKIGLINNAIHLSGSVTSGSVLQEAQSENALPRGQRSGRSAFGTPDYLAPEILLGNAHGYAADWWSVGIILFELIAGIPPFTANLPEMIFDNILNGKIPWPDVPNEMSFEAKDLIDRFLIQDPNLRLGANGAAEVKTHPFFKEINWDSLALQKAAFIPNPESEDDTSYFLSRYSPGSYQIPVETSTDCSTGATSSSSGSGNKMNVDKYTELVEFDLQTSVDLSSINFSFKNLSQLALMNYDVLLQGGKTSKCSSPSGG